A stretch of Deltaproteobacteria bacterium DNA encodes these proteins:
- a CDS encoding prepilin-type N-terminal cleavage/methylation domain-containing protein, with amino-acid sequence MRRQAIRRTAGFTLVELSIAIAIVGVMAALGITNYRGYIERVRVAKAIVDLKGIGVHLDVKKINDEALPASLAAAGLSKNDPWGRPYVYLRLSAPPPIAARRDQFNVPINADFDLYSIGKDGLTHRQVSHPNAHDDVVRGANGGYYGLGRNY; translated from the coding sequence GTGAGGCGCCAGGCCATCCGGCGTACGGCGGGCTTCACGCTCGTCGAGCTGTCGATCGCGATCGCGATCGTCGGCGTGATGGCCGCGCTCGGGATCACGAACTACCGCGGCTACATCGAGCGCGTGCGCGTGGCGAAGGCGATCGTCGATCTGAAGGGAATCGGCGTTCACCTCGACGTCAAGAAGATCAACGACGAGGCGCTGCCAGCGTCCCTCGCTGCTGCGGGGCTCTCGAAGAACGATCCTTGGGGACGACCCTACGTGTATCTGAGGTTGAGCGCTCCACCGCCAATCGCCGCTCGTCGAGATCAGTTCAATGTTCCGATCAACGCCGACTTCGACCTGTACAGCATTGGCAAGGACGGCCTCACGCATCGCCAAGTGAGCCATCCCAACGCGCACGACGACGTCGTGCGCGGCGCGAACGGCGGCTATTACGGCCTCGGCCGGAATTATTAG
- a CDS encoding acyl-CoA/acyl-ACP dehydrogenase — protein sequence MNFSLNEDQLALQQGIRDFCDQEFPVDKLAALEKEPVTRERWKQLAEMGVFSLRLPEAQGGVGLGMAEAVLVFAELGRRLVPGPLVWTHLAAGAIDGAASGDAIVGGLDDTHPTNRPQLVEHAGALDAFVLLRRSGLSRAASSALAGRDFETPLDPLTPMRHVAQLPAGAACGDAAAAARWRRDGALLTAAFQLGIAETSLELAVEYAKKREQFDRPIAGFQAIKHFAADMHVRVELARAAVYAAGATCDDAAIGDPQRAASAARVVAGEAALKNARMCIQIYGGMGFTWEMPPHYFLKRALVLEHAFGTVDDHSAIVAESAVS from the coding sequence ATGAACTTCTCGCTCAACGAAGACCAGCTCGCGCTCCAGCAAGGCATTCGGGATTTCTGCGACCAGGAGTTCCCCGTCGACAAGCTCGCGGCGCTCGAGAAGGAGCCGGTGACGCGCGAGCGCTGGAAGCAGCTCGCGGAGATGGGCGTGTTCTCGCTGCGCCTGCCGGAAGCGCAAGGCGGCGTGGGCCTCGGCATGGCGGAGGCCGTGCTCGTGTTCGCCGAGCTCGGGCGGCGCCTCGTGCCGGGGCCGCTCGTGTGGACTCATCTCGCCGCGGGCGCGATCGACGGCGCCGCGAGCGGCGACGCGATCGTGGGTGGTCTCGACGACACGCATCCGACGAATCGCCCGCAGCTCGTCGAGCATGCGGGCGCGCTCGACGCGTTCGTGTTGTTACGGAGGAGCGGGCTCTCGCGCGCGGCCAGCAGCGCGCTCGCAGGCCGCGACTTCGAGACGCCGCTCGATCCGCTGACGCCGATGCGCCACGTCGCGCAGCTGCCAGCGGGCGCAGCGTGCGGCGACGCCGCGGCCGCTGCGCGCTGGCGCCGCGACGGCGCGCTGCTCACGGCCGCGTTTCAGCTCGGCATCGCGGAGACCTCGCTCGAGCTCGCGGTCGAGTATGCGAAGAAGCGCGAGCAGTTCGATCGCCCGATCGCCGGCTTTCAGGCGATCAAGCACTTCGCCGCCGACATGCACGTGCGCGTCGAGCTGGCCCGCGCCGCGGTGTACGCCGCCGGCGCAACGTGCGACGACGCCGCGATCGGCGACCCGCAGCGCGCCGCCTCGGCCGCGCGCGTCGTGGCCGGCGAGGCCGCGCTCAAGAACGCGCGCATGTGCATCCAGATCTACGGCGGCATGGGCTTCACGTGGGAGATGCCGCCGCACTACTTCCTGAAGCGCGCGCTCGTGCTCGAGCACGCGTTCGGCACGGTGGACGATCACAGCGCGATCGTGGCGGAGAGCGCAGTCTCCTGA
- a CDS encoding acyl-CoA dehydrogenase family protein, giving the protein MDLRYSEADEKFRAELRGWLADAVPKHGPPPPRHDWDARRTWDMGWQRKLFEAGYAGVNWPKEYGGRGATLTEELVYYEETARAKAPYVGMGFVGLRHGGPTLIAEGTELQKKRHLPRILRGEEVWCQGFSEPTAGSDLAALKTAAVRDGDHYVVTGHKIWTSFAQRADFCELLVRTNPAAPKHKGISWMILPMNLPGIEIRPLPTLRGESDFSEMFLESVRIPAENIVGAENDGWRITNVTLRFERGTAWAADIIELTQYLRDMAQLAKRLTSDGAAAWEDRALRRELGHLAAEADALWALMKWQIGEVQKTGVPGLGGSALKLAYTELNQRAYEFGHRLLSRAGLVRDDYAALPVVEVNDTFLNSLSLTIAAGSSQIQRNIVSERILGMPREPR; this is encoded by the coding sequence ATGGACCTGCGTTACTCCGAGGCCGACGAGAAGTTCCGCGCTGAGCTGCGCGGTTGGCTCGCGGACGCGGTCCCGAAGCACGGGCCGCCGCCGCCGCGCCACGACTGGGACGCGCGCCGCACCTGGGACATGGGCTGGCAGCGAAAGCTCTTCGAGGCGGGCTACGCGGGCGTGAACTGGCCCAAGGAGTACGGCGGACGCGGCGCGACGCTGACCGAGGAGCTCGTCTACTACGAAGAGACGGCGCGCGCGAAGGCGCCGTACGTCGGGATGGGCTTCGTCGGCCTGCGCCACGGTGGGCCGACGCTGATCGCCGAAGGCACGGAGCTGCAGAAGAAGCGCCACCTGCCGCGCATCCTGCGCGGCGAGGAAGTGTGGTGTCAGGGCTTCTCGGAGCCGACCGCGGGCTCCGACCTCGCGGCGCTGAAGACGGCGGCCGTGCGCGACGGCGACCACTACGTCGTCACGGGCCACAAGATCTGGACCTCGTTCGCTCAGCGCGCCGACTTCTGCGAGTTGTTAGTGCGCACGAATCCGGCGGCGCCCAAGCACAAGGGCATCAGCTGGATGATCCTCCCGATGAACCTGCCCGGCATCGAGATTCGGCCCCTGCCGACGCTGCGAGGTGAGAGCGACTTCAGCGAGATGTTCCTCGAGAGCGTGCGCATTCCGGCGGAGAACATCGTCGGTGCCGAGAACGATGGCTGGCGCATCACGAACGTGACGCTGCGCTTCGAGCGCGGCACGGCGTGGGCCGCGGACATCATCGAGCTCACTCAGTACCTGCGCGACATGGCGCAGCTCGCGAAGCGCCTCACGAGCGACGGCGCGGCCGCATGGGAGGACCGCGCGCTGCGCCGCGAGCTCGGGCATCTCGCCGCGGAGGCCGACGCGCTCTGGGCGCTGATGAAGTGGCAGATCGGCGAGGTACAGAAGACTGGCGTGCCGGGCCTCGGCGGCTCGGCGTTGAAGCTCGCCTACACCGAGCTGAATCAGCGCGCATACGAGTTCGGCCACCGTCTGCTCTCGCGCGCGGGCCTCGTGCGCGACGACTACGCCGCGCTGCCCGTCGTCGAAGTGAACGACACGTTCCTGAACTCGCTCTCGCTCACGATCGCCGCGGGCTCGAGCCAGATTCAGCGCAACATCGTGTCGGAGCGCATCCTCGGCATGCCGCGCGAGCCCAGGTAA
- a CDS encoding STAS domain-containing protein codes for MANAPTAPSGSDLSGRLEPKLVTVLREGLTARDVARDATAGVIVGIVALPLAIAFAIASGVSTAQGLATAIVAGFLISALGGSRVQIGGPTGAFVVIVYGVVQRHGVDGLTLATLLAGAMLLLMGFARLGTVIQFVPFPVTVGFTAGIALIIATSQLRDVLGLEIATLPAGFLDQIAAYWQHAGEVSLWALAIGGGTTLLVALWPRILPRVPGSLVAIVLGTAAVQLLGLPVETIADRFGAVPSSLPTPHIPSFTLEQVRAVFPDAVSIALLGAIESLLSAVVADGMAGTRHRSNMELVAQGVANLASPLFGGIPATGAIARTATNVKNGGRTPIAGIVHSLTLLAILYLAGNWAGLIPLATLGGILLVVAWNMSELHVVRSLLKAPRSDVLVMASTFVLTIAIDLTVAIQVGMVLAAFLFMRRMAEISEAGYVRRMASEEPRSDDPEASAQLDVPDGVEMFELYGTLFFGAVAKFKDAVRQMERRPRVMILRIRDVVVIDASVIRALEDLLAQTRRDGTTLLLSGVHAQPLVAIERSGFLDRLGEHNALPDIRSALARAREI; via the coding sequence ATGGCGAACGCTCCGACAGCGCCAAGCGGAAGCGACCTCAGCGGGAGACTCGAGCCGAAGCTGGTCACCGTGCTGCGCGAAGGGCTCACTGCGCGCGACGTCGCGAGAGACGCCACTGCGGGGGTGATCGTCGGCATCGTCGCGCTGCCGCTCGCGATCGCGTTCGCGATCGCGTCCGGTGTGTCCACCGCGCAAGGCCTCGCGACCGCGATCGTGGCGGGCTTCCTCATCTCCGCGCTCGGCGGCAGCCGCGTGCAGATCGGCGGGCCGACCGGCGCCTTCGTGGTGATCGTGTACGGCGTGGTGCAGCGCCACGGCGTGGACGGCCTCACGCTCGCGACGCTGCTCGCCGGCGCGATGTTGTTACTGATGGGCTTCGCGCGGCTCGGCACCGTGATCCAGTTCGTGCCGTTCCCGGTGACGGTCGGCTTCACCGCCGGCATCGCGCTGATCATCGCGACCTCGCAGCTGCGCGACGTGCTCGGCCTCGAGATCGCGACGCTTCCGGCAGGCTTCCTCGATCAGATCGCGGCCTACTGGCAGCACGCGGGCGAAGTGAGCCTGTGGGCGCTCGCGATCGGCGGCGGCACGACGCTGCTCGTCGCGCTGTGGCCGCGCATTCTCCCGCGCGTGCCGGGCTCACTCGTGGCGATCGTGCTCGGGACTGCGGCGGTGCAGCTGTTGGGTCTGCCCGTCGAGACGATCGCCGACCGCTTCGGCGCGGTTCCTTCGAGCCTGCCCACACCGCACATCCCGAGCTTCACGCTCGAGCAGGTGCGCGCCGTGTTTCCCGACGCCGTCTCGATCGCGCTGCTCGGCGCGATCGAATCGCTGCTCTCCGCGGTCGTCGCCGACGGCATGGCCGGCACTCGACATCGCTCGAACATGGAGCTCGTCGCGCAGGGCGTCGCGAACCTCGCGTCGCCGCTATTCGGCGGCATTCCGGCGACCGGCGCGATCGCGCGCACCGCCACCAACGTGAAGAACGGCGGGCGCACGCCGATCGCCGGCATCGTCCACTCCCTCACGTTGCTCGCGATCCTCTACCTCGCCGGAAATTGGGCCGGGTTGATTCCGCTCGCGACGCTCGGCGGAATTCTGCTCGTCGTCGCGTGGAACATGAGCGAGCTGCACGTCGTGCGCAGTCTGCTCAAGGCGCCGCGCAGCGACGTGCTCGTGATGGCGTCGACCTTCGTGCTCACGATCGCAATCGACCTCACCGTCGCGATCCAAGTCGGCATGGTGCTCGCGGCCTTCCTGTTCATGCGCCGCATGGCCGAGATCAGCGAGGCCGGTTACGTGCGTCGCATGGCGAGCGAGGAGCCGCGCTCCGACGACCCGGAGGCGAGCGCGCAGCTCGACGTTCCCGACGGCGTCGAGATGTTCGAGCTGTACGGGACACTCTTCTTCGGCGCCGTCGCGAAGTTCAAGGACGCGGTGCGCCAGATGGAGCGGCGCCCTCGCGTGATGATCTTGCGCATACGAGACGTCGTGGTGATCGACGCGTCGGTGATCCGAGCGCTCGAAGATCTGCTCGCGCAGACTCGACGCGACGGCACCACGCTTCTGCTCTCGGGCGTGCATGCCCAGCCCCTCGTCGCGATCGAACGCAGCGGCTTTCTCGATCGCCTCGGCGAGCACAATGCGCTGCCGGACATTCGCAGCGCGTTGGCTCGCGCGCGTGAGATCTAG